One stretch of Chaetodon auriga isolate fChaAug3 chromosome 18, fChaAug3.hap1, whole genome shotgun sequence DNA includes these proteins:
- the LOC143336750 gene encoding organic cation transporter protein — protein sequence MNFDEILCLIGGFGKFQKILYVWICVPQIFLAFHMLVSVFTGAVPPHLCRSTWPSAGSVTSLNFNLSLLSTPDDLLSCTTPLNHSGTVALNDGHPTGSCQGGWEYSTETFQSTIVTEWDLVCDRANLNTMGSAFYMFGLLIGAVVFGSLADKYGRRIIILVSLTIQAVFGVGAAFAPNFYVYTALRFMVGTSISGVIMNAFVLGTEWTGSKERMLAGIITDYFFGFGYILLAGVAYLIRDWRKLQLAISAPGFLFIFYIWVLPKSARWLMTHDRKEEAWELIQKAAQMNGKPITKDLEMCQVYKIEKKTEGKKKHSFIDLVRTPKMRRQSLIVFYLWFANVLVYYGLSLNISDFGMNIYLTQMIFGLVEMPARTITLFTLNRSRKISQLAFLAVGGTACLLTIFIPSHLSVVKTVLAIIGKFGITASLSIIYVYSAEVFPTVIRQNGIGIGSMCARIGGVLAPMMYLLRGISPHIPMALCGLCPLLGSALTLLLPETANKPLPDTIEDVEGSNHSEEDGRVIEAPLRKVDVVCSKRTD from the exons ATGAACTTTGATGAAATTCTCTGTCTTATCGGGGGCTTTGGGAAGTTCCAGAAGATCTTGTATGTATGGATCTGTGTACCTCAGATCTTTCTGGCATTTCACATGCTGGTCTCTGTCTTCACTGGGGCTGTTCCTCCACATTTATGCCGCTCCACATGGCCCTCAGCGGGCTCTGTGACCTCTCTGAATTTCAACCTCAGCCTTCTGTCCACCCCTGATGACCTACTTTCCTGCACCACCCCCTTGAACCACAGCGGTACTGTAGCTCTTAATGATGGACACCCTACGGGGAGCTGCCAGGGGGGCTGGGAGTACAGCACAGAGACCTTCCAAAGCACCATAGTAACTGAG TGGGACCTGGTTTGTGACAGAGCCAACTTGAACACCATGGGCTCTGCCTTCTACATGTTTGGCCTCCTCATTGGAGCTGTTGTGTTTGGGAGCTTAGCTGATAA GTACGGTCGGAGGATCATCATCCTCGTCAGCCTGACAATCCAGGCAGTCTTTGGGGTCGGTGCTGCTTTTGCCCCTAATTTCTACGTCTACACTGCCCTTCGCTTTATGGTTGGAACATCCATCTCTGGTGTCATCATGAATGCATTTGTCCTCG GCACAGAATGGACGGGATCGAAGGAGCGGATGTTGGCTGGTATAATCACTGACTACTTCTTTGGCTTTGGCTACATTCTGCTGGCTGGAGTGGCGTACCTCATAAGGGACTGGCGTAAACTGCAGCTGGCTATCTCAGCACCTggtttcctcttcatcttctacATCTG GGTGTTGCCAAAGTCAGCTCGCTGGTTGATGACCcatgacaggaaagaggaggcATGGGAACTGATCCAGAAAGCAGCGCAGATGAACGGGAAGCCCATCACCAAAGATTTGGAGATGTGCcag GTCTataaaattgaaaagaaaacagaggggaagaaaaaacactcaTTTATAGACCTTGTACGAACCCCAAAAATGAGGAGGCAGTCTCTGATTGTCTTTTATCTCTG GTTTGCCAATGTGCTCGTGTACTACGGCCTGTCTCTCAACATTTCTGACTTTGGAATGAACATCTACCTGACCCAGATGATCTTTGGCCTGGTGGAGATGCCTGCACGCACCATCACCCTGTTCACCCTCAACCGCTCCCGCAAGATCTCCCAGCTAGCTTTCCTGGCTGTGGGTGGCACAGCCTGCCTGCTGACCATCTTCATCCCCAGCC ACCTGTCTGTCGTTAAAACTGTGCTGGCCATAATTGGGAAGTTCGGGATCACGGCCTCTCTTTCCATTATTTACGTCTACTCAGCTGAGGTGTTCCCCACTGTTATCAG ACAAAATGGGATCGGTATAGGCTCCATGTGTGCTCGGATTGGAGGGGTCCTGGCTCCCATGATGTACCTCCTGAGGGGCATCAGTCCACATATCCCCATGGCTCTGTGTGGCCTGTGCCCTCTGCTGGGCTCTGCCCTCACCCTGCTGCTACCTGAGACAGCCAACAAGCCTCTGCCTGACACCATCGAAGATGTGGAGGGATCCAACCACAG tgaggaGGACGGCCGTGTCATCGAGGCTCCTCTGAGGAAAGTGGATGTCGTCTGCAGCAAGAGGACAGACTGA